The genomic region GATTTTTTCTCCCTCAGGAGCAGGGGGTTGAAAAGTTCTTCCAGCATTCGGCTTTGTTTTAAGAGCTCTTCTTCTTTGAGGATTCCTTCTTTTTTCAACTCCAGTTTACCCAGAGTCTGAAGGGTCTCTTCCAGAGCAGCTTTGCCTTTCCTGTATTCTGACAGAGCAGTGAGCTGTGCACTCAGCTCTTTTTTCTGAATATCCTTTGTACGAAGTTCTTCTTCTCTTTTACGGGCAGCCTGCTCCAGAAATTCAAGGTCCTCTTTTTTCAGTTCCTGAAGATCATCCAGTCTCCCTTCCAGAAAGGAGCACTCTTCTCTGCTGCGGGCCAGAAGGAAGTTGCAGTCTGCCGAGAGATTAAAGCGCTGCAGTCCGAAAAGAGTTTCTATCATTCCTGTACGCTGTGAAGGCGGCAGCTGAATGAACTCCTGGAATTTTCCCTGAGGGATGATAACGGTCTTCCGAAAGTGTTCATAATTAAGACCGATGATACTCTCTGCGGTAATGCCCCCTCTGACTCCCTCATCCGGGAGGGGAACCCAGTCCTCTCCCTCTTTCCTGTAACCAGTCCGCTCGGGACTGAGGATCTTATTAAAATCCTTTTTATGTCTTTTAGCTGTTACGGCAAAACGATAGTCCACACTTTCCTGGGAGAACTCAAAATCAATATAGAGAGCGGAAGACTGGAGGTTCATGATATTGTAGCCTCGCTGCTCCTTGTCATTCAGTCTTTCTATCTGTCCGTAAAGGGCATAGGTCATGGCTTCCAGAACGGCTGATTTTCCACTCCCCACATTTCCGAAGACTCCGAAAATCCCTGCCTCGCTGAGGGTGGTGAAATCGATGATCTGCCTTTTTTTGTAGGAGTAGACTCCCTCTATAGTCAGTTTTCGGGGGATCATGCATTCCCCCTGCTGATGATTTCTTCCAGAAGGTTCAACATCTGATCTGAGGGATCACTGTTCTGTCTGCTGTGGCGGTAATAATCTCCAAAGATCTCCTGTACTGTTTTGCCGGCAAAGCTTTTCTGTTCTTCCAGGCTGCTCTCTTCAGGATGGAGCAGTTCGGGGATAATGGAAAGAATTCTCGGATGACTCTTCAGTATCTTCTGTTTCTCACTTCCCGTAAGATAAGCTTCGGTTCTCATTGTGATTTCCACATATCCCCCGGGATGATCAGACAGCCAGGAAACGGCTTCGTCACAATCTTCAAATGTCTCTCTGTACAGAGGCCAGGGGCTCTTCAGTTTTATGAAGTTGTAGCGGGCTTTTTTTCCGGGCTCCAGATCAATAAGAACCACAGATTTGTCTTTATGGTTTTCCGACAGGCTATAGGCTCCGGGGCTTCCGGAGTAGACTGCGGGCACGGGTTCAGTACTTACAGGAAATCCCCGGTGCAAATGCCCCAGGGCCATATATTGGCAGTCAGAAGGGAGGGCATCACAAAAGATCTGTTCCAGGCCTCCCGGATGGAGAATGGATTTTTCTCCTTCCGGTTCTTCTTCTGACAGAAGTTCAGATCGGTTGCCCATAAAGAGATGGGCGGCCATGAGGTTAATCCCTTTTTTGTCAAAGTATTTCTCTCCCAGGCTTTTCCAGCGCTCAGTCAGGATATTGCGGAGAGCCTCCTCCCTGTTCTCGATATCCAGATACTGACGCATTCTGGTTTCGCTGGCATAGGGAGTACATATCACTCTCAGTGGGCTGGAAAGACCCTTTATTAAAACCATTCCGGCTTCAGGAAACAGAATCTTTACTCCCGATTCCAATTCCATATCCGCCGGCTGACTGCCGGGGTAGCCGATGAAGAATATTCCACTCTCTCTGGCAAGGGCGTCGGGGGCCTCAATA from Oceanispirochaeta sp. M1 harbors:
- a CDS encoding exonuclease subunit SbcD, which codes for MKILHTSDWHLGKKLNNWSRLEEQKEILSEILEVCRKEDPELILLSGDLYDSWNPPHEAIELLYRTLSRMSDGGRRIILALAGNHDAPEHIEAPDALARESGIFFIGYPGSQPADMELESGVKILFPEAGMVLIKGLSSPLRVICTPYASETRMRQYLDIENREEALRNILTERWKSLGEKYFDKKGINLMAAHLFMGNRSELLSEEEPEGEKSILHPGGLEQIFCDALPSDCQYMALGHLHRGFPVSTEPVPAVYSGSPGAYSLSENHKDKSVVLIDLEPGKKARYNFIKLKSPWPLYRETFEDCDEAVSWLSDHPGGYVEITMRTEAYLTGSEKQKILKSHPRILSIIPELLHPEESSLEEQKSFAGKTVQEIFGDYYRHSRQNSDPSDQMLNLLEEIISRGNA